AGGGAAACTCAAGGGAACACTCGAAAGGGTAGGTAGAGGTAGCGTTGCGTCTTTTGTGTATGCTTCCGATGGAAAAACGATCGCGACGGCAGGGGGATGGACAGACAACGTTGTGCAGTTGTGGGACGCACAAACGGGCGACCACAAAACGACACTGACTGGACATACGAAACGGGTCAATTCCGTTACATATTCACCTGATGGCAACATAATCGTTTCTGGGAGCGCGGATGGCACAGTGCGGTTGTGGGATACTGCCACCGGAAAACACAAACCCATCCTGAATCACACCAATTGGTTTAATCTCCTATTTCAATGGTTGAACGCACCTGTTCATTCTGTTGCGTATTCACCCGATGGAAATACCGTCGCTGCTGGAAGTATGGACAGTGCGGTGCGATTGTGGGATACACAGATCCCAAAACTCAAAGCTACACTTATTGGACATTCGGGATCAGTTGATACTGTCGTCTATTCACCCGACGGGAAAACGATCGCCACCGCTGGCGGTTGGGAAGACAACACAGTGCGATTATGGGATGCTGTCACGGGTGAAACCAAAGCCGTTCTCACAGGATATATCCATATCAGTGCTGTCGCATATTCCCCTGATGGTGAGATGATCGCCACGGGTACGGACTATCGCAGCGACTCACTACAATTGTGGGATGTTCCGACAGGGAAACGCAAAACGACGTATACCGAACACATGGAGGGCACTCTCTCTTCCATCGTGTATTCGCCCGATGGCAAGACAATCGCTGCGGTGGGTCTGGAAGATAAGACAGTTCGGTTGTGGAGTAGCGGAACAGGTACACACAAAGCCACATTCAAACCTATCAACACAGATCCTGAATACGACATATCTTCGGTGGCATATTCATCCGATGGACAGACGATTGCTGTCGTCGGAGGATATTATAAACAACATAGAGGAACGGTATACCTCTGGCACGCGCAGACACGGAAACGCAAGGTCATATATGAAGGACCCGATTATATATCTTCCGTAGCGTATTCGCCAGACGGCAAGACGATCGCTACTGGAAGCTGGAACGGCAA
This genomic stretch from Candidatus Poribacteria bacterium harbors:
- a CDS encoding WD40 repeat domain-containing protein — encoded protein: MKISRFLIYLLLVISIYCFPTIAQDATRFSLPEGAIARLGKGTLGEIQFSPDGSRLAVSSSVGIWFYDPQTGKELDLLRYTDGVSPFAFAYSPDGNTVASAGTNQMTVITGRIESRLPSISGNIVQMRDVTTGEKRTTVSVQTQQVANVVYAPDGKTIATARKRDNTVYLWDTATGKLKGTLERVGRGSVASFVYASDGKTIATAGGWTDNVVQLWDAQTGDHKTTLTGHTKRVNSVTYSPDGNIIVSGSADGTVRLWDTATGKHKPILNHTNWFNLLFQWLNAPVHSVAYSPDGNTVAAGSMDSAVRLWDTQIPKLKATLIGHSGSVDTVVYSPDGKTIATAGGWEDNTVRLWDAVTGETKAVLTGYIHISAVAYSPDGEMIATGTDYRSDSLQLWDVPTGKRKTTYTEHMEGTLSSIVYSPDGKTIAAVGLEDKTVRLWSSGTGTHKATFKPINTDPEYDISSVAYSSDGQTIAVVGGYYKQHRGTVYLWHAQTRKRKVIYEGPDYISSVAYSPDGKTIATGSWNGNIQMWHTVTGEELKTIPTGHKGGVESLAYSPDGKRLASGGGYRDDLVQLWDAVTVEHKARLRGHTKTVSSVVYSPDRQTIASGSTDGTVQFWDAMTGKHKATFTAQTDIVSVVYSPDGQTIATRSTDGTVILWKTKSTSEEK